In Sulfuritortus calidifontis, the sequence TGCGATGTTAAGGATAACACCGCCACCGTGGTCTGCCATCCAGCCGCCGAAGACTTGGCTGCAAAGGAAGGCGCCCGTCAGTCCGACATCAAGTTGGTAATACCATTGCTCCAGCGGAAAATGCTCAAGACGAGATGTCTCAACGACGCTGTCCTTGGTCACTTTCGGGTCTACTGCCGCGTTGTTCACAAGCACATGGACGCCGCCGTAATGACCAAGGACGGTGTCGAGCCCGGCGCGCACCGAGTCCTGGCGTGTGACATCAAGCTTCAGCGCCATGGCTGAATCCTCGCCGTAGTCGGCCCTGATCTTGTCCACCTCCGTCTCAGCGCGGGGGAGATCAATGTCGGCAATTACGACATTGGCACCGATCTCGGCGAGTGCGTGTGCGTGCTGGACACCCAGCAGGCCGGAGCCGCCCGTAATAACGGCGACACGCCCGGATAGATCGAAGGGTTTGGGTAAATGCAAAGCTTGCTGGCTCATGATCTGACCTGTCCTCCATCGACAACATAGGTGGCGCCAGTGATAAAGGCGGCCATTGGGGATGCGATAAAAGCAGTCAGTCTGCCGATGTCCTCGGGCCGGCCGAGGCAGCGCAAGGCAACCTCGCGCTCCAACAACGATTCGACGGCCGTGCGATCCTCTTGGAGTTTTCTTTCCCAGACCGACCCAGGAAATAGGATGTTGCCGGGCGCAATGCTGTTGATACGAATACCTCGCTTACCTAGGGGGCGCGCCGCATTGCGCACGAAGCTCTCGAGTGCGGCCTTAGCAGCAGCATAGGCAACAGGGCAGCCCAAAGCCTCAATGCCGCAGATTGATGAGATGCAAATGACGTTGCCACGGCTAGAAGCAAGCGCGTCCGTTGCTGCCCACACCATCTGCGTAGTTGCATGCAGGTTGATATCAAGAATGCGGCGCCACTCGTCTGGCGTCTCCCACCCTGGCGGCACAGAAGCGCCGCTACCCACGTTGCATACCAAAACATCGATCCGGCCATGTCGGTAAAGTACGTCGCGGACAAGTGCCTGGCACGCGTCCGGCATCCTCACGTCGGCCGCAAAGGTTGATGCTCCCGGCACAGAGGCCGCAGCCTGGTTGAGTCGCGCGGCGTCACGCGCGTTGATCGCCACCGAGGCACCCTCGGCCGCAAGTATTTGCGCGATTGCGAGACCAATACCCGAGGAGGCCCCAGTAACGAGCGCGACCTTTCCGGAAAGATCAAGATCCACCAGCCGCCTCCCACCAAGCCTTGGTCATATTACGGTAGCGCACCAGAACATCGGCATGGTCGTTTGCCTCTGCACGTGCAGTCTGTAAAATAAAGTTACCGGCATATCCTGCCTTTACCAATTCATCAAATACTGCCTGGAAATCTGCATTTCCCATCCCCAGTGGCACCGTCGTACCGCCCAGTACACGGTCTTTGACATGCACATTGACGATGCGCCCCGAATAAGCGCGGATTTCTTCTTTCGGATCGAAGCCCAGCGCAGCACTATTACCAATGTCGTAGTTGATGTTGAATGACTCTGCCGGGTATCGACTTATAAACTCGGCAAGCCGCTCAGGTGAAAAATCCGATTCGAATACGATCTGCATATTGTCTCGTTTGAGCCGCTCGTGTCGCCGCAGCAAATGCTCATGCAAGATATCTGCCTGCCACTGGCTTTCTATCCGGCCATTGTCTACGAGCGGGATGAGCACATAGCGAATGCCAAGTTTCGCGCACGCATCCAGGATCGCATCCAAATCAGCAACCAATGCCATGCGCCTTTCACCATCAACCTTCCAGAACGGGGCCTGCATAAAACAGTCGCCAGTCAGGGAGGCAATGGTCAAGCCATGCCGATGAGATAATTCCCGAATTTCGGCCTGGCCCTCCGGCGTCATCAGCGGGTTCTCATACAGGCGTTCCTGATCGAGCGTCCACTCCATCAGTCGAAAGCCGAGTCGACCAGCCTCGGCGAATTCGTCGCGCCAATGCCGCCAGGGAAAAGCCTGAATCCTGCCATCCACCGGTTCGGAAAGCCGACCTTGCATAAACCCAATCTGCATATCACAACCCCTTGGTTGTCCAGCCGCCATCGACGACGACATCGGTGCCAGTTACATAACTGCTCGCATCTGATGCCAAAAATATGGCCGCCCCCACTAGATCCTCCGCCACTCCCCAGCGCCCGAGGATGGTCCTGGCTTGCCTTGCCTCCCGGCGGGCTGGGTCGTCATAACTGGCGGCCGTCATGGCCGTGTGCACGTAGCCAGGCACCAGGTTGTTCACCCTGATCCGGCTCGATCCTAAATCCATTGCCAAGGCCCTGGTCATTGCAGCCAAGCCCCCCTTGGCGGCAACGTAGCCCGGGTTGCCTGGAAAGCCCAACAGGGAGCCGATACTCGTCACATTAATGATCGAGCCACCCACTTTCATCCCGGCCGCAGCCAGCCGGCAGCACTCATAAATCGCCGTCAGATTGTTGGCCAAGGTTTCCCTGAACGCTTCAGACGGATTCTCAGAAACCTTGCTAGGCAGCGTAATCCCGGCCGCATTGACAAGGATGTCCAGCCGCCCCTCGGCGCTATGGATGTCGTCGAGTAGCGATTGGATCGCGACATCGTCCCGAATATCGCAGCGACGGTAGATGACCGATCCCAATGTGCCGTCCGGCACGGCCGACCGCCCGACGCCATAGGTCTTTGCTCCCGCCATCGCCAACCCCTGGGCAATGGCGGCACCGATGCCACGGGAGGCACCGGTAACCAGTGCCACTCGACCATCAAGGCCAAATAAATCATTCAGGTTTCTGCTCATGGCCTGGACACGACTAATGAGCCTCTTTTGAATTTCGAGTGGGTATGCGGGGCTCTGGAAAGGGTGAGGTTGGCCGGGTCAAGGGCGGGCGGAGCCCGGCGAAGCGAACCCTTGACGCGGACAATCTCGCCACCACGCTCAAGGGCTTGGGGCAGGCAAGGCCTTACGGCGCCTGCCCCCGAGCCCGTCCGGCGGCGAGGACTTCCCCGCCTTGGGGCGGGGCTAGGGGTGGGGACCGCAGTCCGCCCGCCAGGGCAAAGGGGGTCTGCTGATGACATTGGTACCCACTCATTTTTCAAAAGAGCCACTAATGATTGCTGAAGATCCATTTCCCCACCAGGAAGCGTATCAACAATCGAGAGACGCCACTCGCATAGAGATTGGGGTGGCCTTGCGGTGCTGCATAAGCGCAAACAGTAGGTAAGCGCCAGCAAGCCAAGCCATGCACCCGTGCTCAAGAATGCTACCCCTGCATATCCAACCCGTAACTGCGCATGAGTGCCTCGCATAACGCCACATCGGCCGGGTTGTCGATCTGGAACATCTTGTGCTTGGCCATGATAAACATACCGATGCGCCCACCCAAGCGGTTATTGAGGCCCCGCAATATTGCCGGCTTGAACACATAGAATGAGCCATTCTCCAGATATCGCGGCTCGATATTCTGGCGCCGCTTCCGGTGGACGGGGTCATGGTTCACGCCCTGAGGATATCCCTGCGCATCCCGTCGCCAGATGAAGAAGTCCTCCACTTCGCAAACAGAAAGCAGGGAATCATCGCTTTCCCGCCGCAGGGCGTCGATCGCTCCATCGAGATCGGCCGGTTCCCGCAATGGCGAGGTGGCCTGCATGCCAACCATCAGATCCACTTCAACACCCTGCCGTTCGATATGGTCGAGGGCATGCAGCCATGCCGATTCGGAGGTGGCTTCATCGCCGGCAATCTCAGCTGGGCGCCGGATCGGCATGGCGCCAAACTCCTTGGCCACCGCCAGGATTTCGTCGTCATCCGAACTAACCCAGACTGAATCGATGCGCTCGGCAGCACGTGCCTGGAGAATGGACCATGCGAGCAAGGGCTTACCGCAGAGGTTCAATAGGTTTTTGCGTGGAATCCCCTTGGAGCCGCCACGCGCGGGGATCACCGCAACAATCTGCCCCACCTGCTACCCCTTGGCCCGCCCGCTATAAACCGTCCCATCGAGGGAACTCGACTCCCAATTAAGATGAGCCCGTAGCTTCTTGGCAATCGGCACTTCCTTGGGCTGAATGTCGATCTCGCCAGCGCCCATGGCCTTTTCGATCTTGCGCACCGCCCCGACCAGTTGCCGAAAGCCAGCTGGCTCAATAGAAGCTGACTGGTCGGAGCCATACATGGCACGACTCAGAGTGATATGCCGCTCGAGAGAGGTGATGCCCAAAGCGACAGCCGCATAAGATACTGCGAGGCCCACTTCGTGACCGCTATAGCCAACGCCGCAGCCATATCGCTCACGTAGCGAGACAATGCGCCGCAGATTGGCATCCTCATCCTCCATCGGATAGGTAGAGACACAGTGCATCAACTCGAAGGGACAACCCGCCTTGCGGAAAATCTCCACTGCCCGGTCGATATCGGCAGTTGTACTCATGCCAGTAGAAATAAAGGTATGTCGTCCCTCAGATGCAACCTCGCGCAACAGAGCCTCGTCCACGATCATCGCCGAGGCGATCTTGTTGTAATTGCAATTGAACTGGCGCAAGAAACGCTGGCTATCGATATCCCATGCCGAAGCAAACCATTCGATGCCCTTCTCTTTGCAATACCGGTCGATTTCACTGTATTGCTCGACGCCGAACTCTAGCCCTTCCTTCTGGGCGCGCTGAGTGCTCCCCCACGGGCTCTCGCGCGG encodes:
- a CDS encoding SDR family oxidoreductase, which codes for MSQQALHLPKPFDLSGRVAVITGGSGLLGVQHAHALAEIGANVVIADIDLPRAETEVDKIRADYGEDSAMALKLDVTRQDSVRAGLDTVLGHYGGVHVLVNNAAVDPKVTKDSVVETSRLEHFPLEQWYYQLDVGLTGAFLCSQVFGGWMADHGGGVILNIASDLSVFAPDQRLYRKPGLTADRQPVKPVTYPVIKTALLGLTRYLATYWNEANIRVNALSPGGVYSGQGEEFVSRLSQLIPLGRMARADEYRAAVQFLCSEASSYMTGQNIVMDGGRSAW
- a CDS encoding SDR family NAD(P)-dependent oxidoreductase; this translates as MDLDLSGKVALVTGASSGIGLAIAQILAAEGASVAINARDAARLNQAAASVPGASTFAADVRMPDACQALVRDVLYRHGRIDVLVCNVGSGASVPPGWETPDEWRRILDINLHATTQMVWAATDALASSRGNVICISSICGIEALGCPVAYAAAKAALESFVRNAARPLGKRGIRINSIAPGNILFPGSVWERKLQEDRTAVESLLEREVALRCLGRPEDIGRLTAFIASPMAAFITGATYVVDGGQVRS
- a CDS encoding sugar phosphate isomerase/epimerase family protein — its product is MQIGFMQGRLSEPVDGRIQAFPWRHWRDEFAEAGRLGFRLMEWTLDQERLYENPLMTPEGQAEIRELSHRHGLTIASLTGDCFMQAPFWKVDGERRMALVADLDAILDACAKLGIRYVLIPLVDNGRIESQWQADILHEHLLRRHERLKRDNMQIVFESDFSPERLAEFISRYPAESFNINYDIGNSAALGFDPKEEIRAYSGRIVNVHVKDRVLGGTTVPLGMGNADFQAVFDELVKAGYAGNFILQTARAEANDHADVLVRYRNMTKAWWEAAGGS
- a CDS encoding SDR family oxidoreductase; the protein is MSRNLNDLFGLDGRVALVTGASRGIGAAIAQGLAMAGAKTYGVGRSAVPDGTLGSVIYRRCDIRDDVAIQSLLDDIHSAEGRLDILVNAAGITLPSKVSENPSEAFRETLANNLTAIYECCRLAAAGMKVGGSIINVTSIGSLLGFPGNPGYVAAKGGLAAMTRALAMDLGSSRIRVNNLVPGYVHTAMTAASYDDPARREARQARTILGRWGVAEDLVGAAIFLASDASSYVTGTDVVVDGGWTTKGL
- a CDS encoding cytidylyltransferase domain-containing protein, which encodes MGQIVAVIPARGGSKGIPRKNLLNLCGKPLLAWSILQARAAERIDSVWVSSDDDEILAVAKEFGAMPIRRPAEIAGDEATSESAWLHALDHIERQGVEVDLMVGMQATSPLREPADLDGAIDALRRESDDSLLSVCEVEDFFIWRRDAQGYPQGVNHDPVHRKRRQNIEPRYLENGSFYVFKPAILRGLNNRLGGRIGMFIMAKHKMFQIDNPADVALCEALMRSYGLDMQG
- a CDS encoding N-acetylneuraminate synthase family protein, producing MSLFVIAEIGINHNGDLSIAKQLIDVAVEAGANAVKFQKRTIDRVYTQEFLDSPRESPWGSTQRAQKEGLEFGVEQYSEIDRYCKEKGIEWFASAWDIDSQRFLRQFNCNYNKIASAMIVDEALLREVASEGRHTFISTGMSTTADIDRAVEIFRKAGCPFELMHCVSTYPMEDEDANLRRIVSLRERYGCGVGYSGHEVGLAVSYAAVALGITSLERHITLSRAMYGSDQSASIEPAGFRQLVGAVRKIEKAMGAGEIDIQPKEVPIAKKLRAHLNWESSSLDGTVYSGRAKG